From Pusillibacter faecalis, one genomic window encodes:
- the spoVAE gene encoding stage V sporulation protein AE, translated as MEYLNAFLCGGVLCAIGQILIDKTKLTPARILTGYVVAGVILSAVGLYQPIADWGGAGATVPLTGFGHALAKGVREAVAQKGWLGVLTGGLTATAGGITAAVVFGVVMAAIFKPGDKR; from the coding sequence ATGGAGTATCTGAATGCATTTCTCTGCGGAGGTGTGCTGTGTGCCATTGGACAAATTTTGATTGACAAAACCAAGCTGACGCCTGCCCGAATTCTGACAGGCTACGTAGTGGCTGGAGTGATTCTCAGCGCCGTAGGGCTGTACCAGCCCATTGCTGACTGGGGCGGCGCTGGAGCCACTGTACCTCTTACCGGTTTTGGCCACGCCCTGGCCAAAGGTGTGCGGGAGGCGGTGGCTCAGAAGGGGTGGCTAGGGGTTCTGACCGGAGGACTCACCGCCACTGCTGGTGGAATTACCGCCGCTGTGGTGTTTGGCGTTGTCATGGCGGCCATTTTCAAGCCCGGAGACAAGCGGTGA
- a CDS encoding helix-turn-helix domain-containing protein, with amino-acid sequence MKTGILKYGRIRDLRNDRGLTQAEIAEILKVKQNTYCQYETGTLNYPVDVVVTLAEYYGVSVDYLLGLTDERKPYPRKRKQP; translated from the coding sequence TTGAAAACAGGTATTCTAAAATATGGAAGGATTCGAGACCTGCGAAATGACAGGGGGCTGACACAAGCGGAAATCGCAGAAATTCTGAAAGTCAAGCAGAATACGTACTGTCAGTATGAAACAGGCACTCTCAACTACCCGGTGGATGTCGTCGTAACGCTAGCGGAATATTACGGGGTCAGCGTGGATTATCTGTTGGGCCTCACGGATGAGAGGAAGCCCTATCCCAGAAAGCGGAAGCAGCCGTGA
- a CDS encoding ComF family protein has product MKLLESVLDLLFPPKCPFCGKILDHPGICPVCKSTLPWILEGETLWELPSGVRCAAPLWYEDLARKGLLRLKFHGVCAAAEPLGALIAQCAAEHFSGEFDTVTWVPVSSKRLRQRGYDQAELLARSACRLWHVKPERLLSKRTDTPAQSSLEDAAARRQNVRDIYQAQSAAGKRILLVDDICTTGSTLAECARTLMSAGAESVLCVAVARTPQEKVHSSVKE; this is encoded by the coding sequence GTGAAACTGCTGGAATCCGTTCTGGACCTTCTCTTTCCGCCCAAGTGCCCTTTTTGCGGCAAAATCCTGGACCATCCCGGAATCTGTCCCGTCTGCAAAAGCACTCTTCCGTGGATTCTGGAGGGCGAAACCCTCTGGGAGCTTCCCAGCGGGGTGCGCTGCGCCGCGCCTTTATGGTATGAGGATTTGGCGCGGAAGGGACTGCTGCGGCTCAAGTTTCATGGCGTCTGCGCCGCGGCGGAACCTTTGGGTGCGCTGATCGCCCAATGTGCCGCCGAGCATTTCTCCGGCGAATTTGATACCGTTACCTGGGTTCCCGTCAGTTCCAAACGGCTGCGCCAGCGGGGCTATGACCAGGCAGAGCTGTTGGCCCGGTCTGCCTGTCGGCTCTGGCACGTCAAACCGGAGCGGCTCTTGAGCAAGCGGACCGACACCCCTGCCCAGTCCAGCCTGGAGGATGCCGCTGCACGTCGTCAGAATGTCCGGGATATCTATCAGGCGCAAAGTGCCGCCGGAAAGCGGATTTTGCTGGTGGACGACATCTGCACCACCGGGTCCACCCTGGCTGAGTGCGCCCGCACGCTGATGTCCGCTGGTGCTGAATCCGTGCTCTGCGTGGCTGTCGCCCGTACACCGCAGGAAAAAGTTCACAGTTCTGTCAAAGAATAG
- the gluQRS gene encoding tRNA glutamyl-Q(34) synthetase GluQRS: protein MQTIGRFAPSPSGRIHLGNIFCCLLAWLSARQKGGRVVLRIEDLDTARCPRRYALQLQEDLRWLGLDWDEGPEAGGERGPYEQSRRTALYRAALERLSAKGLVYPCFCTRAELHAASAPHREDGQIIYPGTCRSLTAEQAEERAGRRAPALRLRVPEEMWSFTDGHMGRYVENLARDCGDFLLCRSDGLFAYQLAVVVDDAAMGITEVVRGADLLASTPRQLYLYHLLGLDPPAFYHVPLLLAPDGRRLSKRDADAGLAELRPRLSAEELLGKLAYLAGFHPSASPRTARELLAEFDWAQVPKTDIRLPESLFNADK, encoded by the coding sequence ATGCAAACTATCGGCCGCTTCGCGCCGTCCCCAAGCGGACGTATCCATTTAGGCAATATCTTCTGCTGCCTTCTGGCATGGCTTAGCGCCCGCCAGAAGGGGGGACGGGTAGTGCTGCGAATTGAGGACCTGGATACCGCCCGCTGCCCCCGGCGGTATGCGCTGCAGCTGCAGGAGGACCTGCGCTGGCTGGGCCTTGACTGGGACGAGGGGCCTGAGGCTGGCGGGGAGCGTGGACCTTATGAACAGAGCAGGCGCACAGCGCTCTACCGGGCGGCCCTGGAGAGACTCTCGGCCAAGGGGCTGGTGTACCCCTGCTTTTGTACCAGGGCAGAGCTCCACGCTGCCAGCGCTCCACACCGGGAGGATGGTCAGATCATTTATCCCGGCACTTGCCGCAGCCTGACGGCGGAACAGGCGGAGGAACGAGCCGGAAGGCGCGCACCGGCTCTGCGCCTGCGGGTACCGGAAGAGATGTGGAGCTTTACAGATGGACACATGGGCCGCTATGTGGAAAACTTGGCCCGGGACTGCGGAGATTTCCTGCTGTGCCGCTCCGACGGGCTATTCGCCTATCAGCTGGCGGTGGTGGTGGACGATGCGGCCATGGGAATCACAGAGGTGGTTCGGGGGGCGGATCTGCTGGCATCCACACCCCGGCAGCTGTATCTCTATCACCTTCTGGGGCTGGACCCGCCGGCCTTTTACCATGTGCCGCTGCTGCTGGCGCCGGACGGCCGGCGCTTGAGCAAGCGGGACGCGGACGCGGGGCTGGCCGAGCTGCGCCCGCGCCTTTCTGCAGAGGAGCTACTGGGGAAACTGGCGTATCTTGCGGGCTTTCATCCTTCTGCGTCTCCCCGAACGGCCCGGGAACTGCTGGCGGAGTTTGACTGGGCGCAGGTGCCAAAAACGGACATCCGCCTGCCAGAGAGCCTTTTTAACGCCGACAAATAA
- a CDS encoding GNAT family N-acetyltransferase, with protein sequence MIQFKPVTKQDAGKLRKYYQDCQYGLCEYSVGTKLMWRNHLHPAWAESAGCLVVRNYIDGQTVFDYPVPGPEGDEDAALSAIEHYCMDQGISPVISVVPDCKAARLLSRYPYVCVSDIRTWRDYMYYRQDLQLFAGRRYSGQRNHIKKFRTQWPNATFRRLGTADCNAIEQFWKDYETEFPKGDNAKALSELALAKKMLRMLDKSWFLGGGLFDGDKLIALSLAEKCGDTLIIHIEKALYSYTGVYPTLVQTFADTFGEGCQWINREDDAADRGLRTSKLQYGPAKLSPKYRFEPQNELLRHVSAIPELKTERLTLSALTEEDIPAYNALVLDQDRNRWWGYDDVGGLGAPVEERSFFEVARKDFENRQAVNFAVRLDGKLIGEAVLYRFDCQGGAELGCRINAAYAGHGYGTEAFAAVADWGLYRVHLGRIVAKCYKENTASYQMLSSCMRKNGEDETFYYFEKLV encoded by the coding sequence ATGATTCAATTTAAACCTGTAACTAAACAGGACGCCGGCAAGCTCCGGAAATACTATCAGGACTGTCAGTACGGTCTGTGCGAATATTCCGTGGGCACCAAGTTAATGTGGCGCAACCATCTCCATCCTGCCTGGGCGGAGAGCGCCGGATGTCTGGTAGTCCGCAACTACATTGATGGACAAACGGTATTTGATTACCCAGTCCCCGGTCCCGAGGGAGACGAGGATGCAGCGCTCTCTGCGATCGAGCACTACTGCATGGACCAGGGCATTTCGCCGGTGATCTCCGTGGTACCGGATTGTAAGGCGGCCCGCCTGCTGTCCCGATATCCCTATGTCTGTGTCAGTGATATCCGCACTTGGAGGGACTATATGTACTATCGCCAGGATCTGCAGCTCTTTGCAGGGCGGCGGTACTCCGGGCAGCGCAACCACATCAAAAAATTCCGCACCCAGTGGCCTAACGCCACATTCCGGCGTCTTGGCACTGCGGACTGCAACGCTATCGAGCAGTTCTGGAAGGACTATGAGACGGAATTTCCCAAGGGGGATAACGCCAAGGCCTTGAGTGAGCTGGCATTGGCCAAGAAGATGCTGCGGATGCTGGATAAGAGCTGGTTCCTGGGCGGCGGCCTCTTCGACGGGGACAAGCTCATTGCCCTGTCCCTGGCGGAAAAGTGCGGCGACACATTAATCATCCATATCGAAAAGGCTCTTTACTCCTATACTGGAGTTTATCCCACACTTGTACAAACCTTTGCCGATACCTTTGGGGAAGGCTGTCAGTGGATTAACCGGGAGGACGACGCCGCCGACCGGGGGCTTCGGACCTCCAAGCTTCAGTACGGCCCTGCCAAGCTCTCTCCCAAGTACCGCTTTGAACCGCAGAACGAGCTGCTGCGCCACGTCTCCGCGATTCCAGAGCTGAAGACAGAACGTCTGACTCTCTCTGCTCTGACCGAGGAGGATATCCCCGCCTATAACGCTCTGGTACTGGACCAGGATCGCAACCGCTGGTGGGGCTATGACGACGTGGGCGGCCTCGGCGCTCCGGTGGAGGAGCGCAGCTTCTTTGAAGTAGCCCGGAAAGATTTTGAAAACCGCCAGGCGGTAAACTTCGCTGTCCGCCTGGATGGAAAGCTGATCGGTGAGGCGGTGCTCTATCGTTTTGACTGTCAGGGCGGTGCGGAGCTGGGCTGCCGGATCAATGCCGCCTATGCCGGTCACGGATACGGCACCGAGGCCTTTGCCGCCGTGGCGGACTGGGGCCTTTACAGGGTGCATCTTGGCCGGATTGTCGCCAAGTGCTATAAGGAGAATACTGCGTCCTATCAGATGCTTTCCTCCTGCATGCGGAAAAACGGTGAGGACGAGACGTTCTATTACTTTGAAAAGCTGGTCTGA
- a CDS encoding rod shape-determining protein, translating into MAKDIGIDLGTASVLVFVKGKGIVLNEPSVVALDKNTGKLLKVGADAQAMLGRTPGNIIAIRPLREGVISDYDMTERMLKEFIHKVAGFSFFKPRVIICVPSGITEVEERAVIDAGIQAGARKVYLIEEPVAAAIGAGIDIAKPDGHMVVDIGGGTADIAVISLSGVVESASIKIAGDQLNEAVVKYMRRTYNLLVGERTAEEMKKQIGCVFPKDEEETMDVKGRCLLTGLPKVVTVSSTEMMDAFEEPVERIMEAIHSVLERTPPELVADISTNGIVMTGGGSLVSGFDKLVTARTGIHTVVAEDAISCVALGTGKSLDSLGAMQDGTMNLSRRKQMN; encoded by the coding sequence ATGGCAAAAGATATTGGTATCGATCTGGGGACCGCATCGGTCCTGGTTTTTGTAAAGGGCAAGGGCATTGTTCTCAATGAGCCCTCCGTGGTGGCACTAGACAAGAATACCGGCAAACTTTTAAAGGTGGGCGCCGACGCCCAGGCCATGTTAGGCCGCACCCCCGGCAACATCATTGCCATCCGCCCCCTGCGGGAGGGTGTGATCTCTGATTACGACATGACGGAGCGGATGCTCAAGGAGTTCATCCACAAGGTGGCAGGCTTCTCCTTCTTCAAGCCCCGGGTCATCATCTGCGTGCCCTCCGGTATCACAGAGGTTGAGGAGCGCGCCGTGATTGACGCTGGCATCCAGGCCGGTGCCCGAAAAGTCTACCTCATTGAGGAGCCAGTGGCGGCTGCCATCGGCGCCGGGATCGACATTGCCAAGCCGGACGGCCACATGGTGGTGGACATCGGCGGCGGCACCGCCGATATCGCGGTGATCTCCCTCTCCGGTGTGGTGGAGAGCGCTTCCATCAAGATCGCCGGCGACCAGCTCAACGAGGCGGTGGTCAAATACATGCGCCGAACCTATAACCTGTTGGTGGGCGAACGGACTGCTGAGGAGATGAAAAAGCAGATCGGCTGCGTTTTCCCCAAAGACGAAGAGGAAACCATGGACGTCAAGGGCCGCTGTCTCCTAACAGGACTTCCCAAGGTGGTTACCGTCAGCTCCACAGAGATGATGGATGCCTTTGAAGAGCCGGTGGAGCGGATTATGGAGGCCATCCACTCCGTTTTGGAGCGCACACCGCCAGAGCTGGTGGCAGATATCTCCACCAATGGCATTGTCATGACCGGCGGCGGCAGCTTGGTGTCTGGCTTTGACAAACTTGTGACTGCCCGCACCGGCATTCACACCGTTGTGGCCGAGGACGCCATCAGCTGCGTGGCCTTGGGTACCGGTAAGAGTTTGGACTCCTTGGGCGCCATGCAGGACGGAACCATGAACCTCAGCCGGCGCAAGCAGATGAACTGA
- a CDS encoding polysaccharide deacetylase family protein, whose amino-acid sequence MRRVISGLLVLLMLIPLASCGGNTAPPADSGVTEEPEEPKAPEPYEILDPTVMPEGGVRDGITYAAYDGVVEHLFFHPVVAYPELAFDGDNQANGIDDYMVTVGEYNKILQSVYEKGYVLVDIGDVWSEIAGEDGQPRMVRNTLYLPEGKKPLILSFDDTNYYPYMLENGFAYKLILGDDGLIWSWGKDPQGNEVVSQDLDAIPILDKFVREHPEFSPFGAKGCLSLTGYEGILGYRTQTDTKSWTQAQEANRQKEREAVKPIIEELKRTGWTFGSHTWGHIRLGGSVSLAEIQADTERWADEVGTLVGPTTILFYPHGERPDGNDWQNTGPIFRYLQSQGFRVFCSVGIESFSYIKKDICAVICDRLHPDGTTLRGSDKVIGWYSQFYDARDIIDLEARPQREVRWTPKA is encoded by the coding sequence ATGCGCCGTGTGATTTCCGGTTTGCTTGTGCTGCTGATGCTGATTCCCCTTGCCTCCTGTGGCGGGAATACCGCACCTCCTGCCGATTCCGGTGTGACGGAGGAGCCAGAGGAACCCAAGGCACCGGAGCCCTATGAGATTCTGGACCCAACCGTGATGCCGGAGGGCGGCGTCCGGGACGGCATCACCTACGCGGCTTACGATGGCGTTGTGGAGCACCTGTTTTTCCACCCAGTGGTGGCCTATCCGGAGCTGGCCTTTGACGGGGATAACCAGGCCAACGGCATTGACGACTATATGGTAACGGTTGGAGAATATAACAAAATTTTGCAGAGCGTCTATGAAAAAGGCTATGTGCTGGTGGACATTGGCGACGTGTGGAGCGAGATCGCCGGCGAGGACGGCCAGCCCAGGATGGTACGCAATACCCTTTATCTCCCCGAAGGGAAAAAGCCGTTGATTCTCTCCTTTGATGATACGAACTACTATCCTTATATGTTAGAAAACGGCTTTGCATACAAGCTCATCCTGGGGGATGACGGGCTGATCTGGAGCTGGGGGAAGGACCCGCAGGGCAATGAGGTGGTCTCCCAGGACCTGGACGCCATCCCGATTCTTGATAAGTTTGTTCGGGAACACCCGGAGTTCTCTCCCTTTGGGGCCAAGGGCTGTCTGAGTTTGACGGGCTATGAGGGTATTTTGGGCTACCGGACTCAGACAGATACCAAGAGCTGGACGCAGGCGCAGGAGGCCAACCGCCAGAAAGAGCGGGAAGCGGTAAAACCTATTATTGAGGAGCTCAAGCGCACTGGCTGGACGTTTGGAAGTCATACCTGGGGACATATCCGATTGGGCGGTTCTGTGAGTCTTGCAGAGATTCAGGCTGATACAGAGCGCTGGGCTGACGAGGTGGGAACTCTCGTGGGTCCCACCACGATTCTGTTCTACCCCCATGGCGAGCGGCCTGACGGCAACGACTGGCAAAATACCGGCCCGATCTTCCGGTATCTCCAGAGCCAGGGCTTCCGGGTCTTCTGCTCTGTGGGCATCGAGAGCTTTAGCTATATCAAAAAGGACATCTGCGCCGTTATTTGTGACCGACTGCACCCGGACGGCACCACCCTGCGGGGCAGCGACAAGGTCATTGGATGGTACAGTCAGTTCTATGACGCTCGGGATATCATTGACCTGGAGGCGCGTCCCCAGCGAGAGGTCCGCTGGACGCCCAAGGCCTGA
- a CDS encoding sodium-dependent transporter produces MEHNRGSWGSNTGFLLAAIGSAVGLGNIWSFPYKMGRCGGFLFFILYLLLSVFVGFVIMAGELAMGRKTGRGAVGAYHALSKRFRWVGWLAVFSPFVVMGFYAVLGGYCMEYMVLNLSHLVIPGMQSQRGAEAFQMMLSHPMRSLISMLAFMAVCYLISRSGVSGGIERFNKVGMPALFGMLAIMIVRSLSLPNAMEGLKFMFLPGYAVEAGFIQQAPGFASILATAGGQMFFSLSLAMGAMITYGSYLGKGENLAKNAGIIVTADAIVATLAGVAVIPAAIANGIVEIRSGATVLDAATGLERAMTLADIQLGGPSLLFVTLQDVFRSMGAIGPLFGTIFYLLVLIAAISSAVSLMEVVIACFLDRSAERGKRGNRPAVVALVSLAIAAEGAVVAADGLGTNGLWVPFQKTFGVIGAFNGSWLEFMSAVSEGIAMPLGALLMSLMVAWELRPKALLEEIHLGGSQKIDGFFTVCIRFVVPLAMLLILVGQLDEIFHLRMFS; encoded by the coding sequence ATGGAGCATAACAGAGGAAGCTGGGGAAGCAATACCGGATTTTTACTGGCTGCCATCGGCTCTGCCGTAGGCTTGGGAAATATTTGGAGCTTCCCCTATAAAATGGGACGCTGCGGCGGATTTTTGTTTTTCATTCTCTACCTGCTGTTGTCGGTTTTTGTAGGATTTGTCATTATGGCAGGAGAGCTGGCCATGGGCCGGAAGACGGGAAGAGGGGCCGTAGGCGCATATCATGCGCTGTCTAAGCGATTTCGCTGGGTTGGATGGCTGGCAGTCTTCTCGCCCTTTGTCGTGATGGGGTTTTATGCCGTGCTGGGCGGCTACTGTATGGAGTACATGGTACTAAACCTGAGCCATTTGGTAATCCCCGGGATGCAAAGCCAGCGCGGCGCGGAGGCCTTTCAGATGATGCTGTCCCATCCCATGAGATCGCTGATCTCTATGCTGGCGTTCATGGCAGTGTGTTATCTGATTAGCAGAAGCGGTGTGTCCGGCGGCATTGAACGGTTCAACAAGGTGGGAATGCCGGCCCTGTTCGGGATGCTAGCGATTATGATTGTCCGCTCGCTGAGCCTGCCCAACGCTATGGAGGGCCTTAAATTCATGTTTCTCCCCGGCTATGCGGTAGAGGCAGGTTTCATTCAGCAGGCACCGGGCTTTGCGTCTATTCTGGCTACTGCGGGTGGTCAGATGTTCTTTTCGTTATCCTTGGCGATGGGAGCCATGATTACCTACGGCTCCTATCTGGGCAAAGGGGAGAATCTGGCTAAAAACGCCGGCATCATTGTGACGGCGGATGCCATCGTGGCCACCCTGGCCGGAGTTGCTGTGATTCCAGCTGCCATCGCGAACGGCATTGTTGAGATACGCTCTGGAGCCACGGTGTTAGACGCAGCCACTGGCTTGGAGCGGGCGATGACCCTGGCCGATATTCAGTTGGGTGGGCCCAGCCTGCTGTTCGTCACACTGCAGGATGTGTTCCGCTCCATGGGCGCCATTGGACCGCTGTTCGGAACGATCTTCTATTTGTTGGTTCTGATTGCCGCCATTTCCTCCGCAGTCTCCTTGATGGAGGTGGTTATCGCCTGTTTCCTGGACCGCTCTGCAGAGCGTGGAAAACGGGGAAATCGACCTGCCGTGGTGGCGTTGGTGAGTTTGGCTATCGCGGCGGAGGGAGCTGTGGTAGCTGCGGATGGTTTGGGCACCAATGGACTATGGGTGCCCTTTCAAAAGACCTTTGGCGTGATCGGGGCCTTCAATGGCAGCTGGCTTGAGTTTATGAGCGCTGTATCCGAGGGGATTGCCATGCCGTTGGGAGCGCTGCTGATGAGCCTCATGGTAGCCTGGGAACTCCGGCCAAAGGCGCTCCTGGAAGAGATACACCTGGGCGGAAGTCAAAAGATTGACGGCTTTTTCACTGTTTGCATTCGGTTTGTCGTTCCGCTGGCAATGCTGCTGATCTTGGTGGGGCAGCTGGATGAAATCTTCCACCTGCGTATGTTTTCCTGA
- a CDS encoding sugar O-acetyltransferase, whose amino-acid sequence MTERERMLSGQLYDAGDETLTAARGRAKRLTWRYHQLDPTDWDSRTQILQELLGHLGEDSWIEPPFRCDYGTQISIGDHFFANYDCIFLDVAPITIGNRVMFGPRVCLYTAGHPLDAATRNTGLEFGKPIAIGDDVWLGGNVVVLPGVTIGAGTVVAAGSVVRRDLPPHVLAAGNPCQVLRSITEADRLKWEAQKEHGTA is encoded by the coding sequence ATGACAGAGCGGGAGCGCATGCTCTCTGGCCAGCTGTACGATGCCGGTGATGAGACTCTCACAGCTGCCAGAGGCCGGGCAAAGAGGCTGACTTGGCGCTATCACCAGCTAGACCCCACGGATTGGGACAGTCGGACGCAGATTCTTCAAGAATTGCTGGGACATCTGGGAGAGGACAGCTGGATTGAGCCACCCTTCCGCTGTGATTATGGCACCCAAATTTCCATCGGGGATCACTTTTTTGCAAACTACGACTGCATCTTCTTGGATGTGGCCCCCATCACCATTGGAAACCGGGTGATGTTCGGCCCGCGGGTGTGTCTGTACACGGCCGGACATCCCCTGGATGCGGCAACCCGGAACACCGGGCTGGAATTTGGAAAGCCGATTGCTATCGGAGATGACGTGTGGTTGGGGGGCAATGTGGTGGTGCTTCCTGGGGTCACCATCGGTGCGGGTACCGTTGTGGCGGCTGGATCTGTAGTGAGGAGGGACCTTCCGCCTCATGTGCTGGCCGCGGGCAACCCCTGTCAAGTGCTTCGGTCGATTACTGAGGCGGATCGCCTGAAGTGGGAGGCACAGAAAGAGCATGGAACGGCGTGA
- the trkA gene encoding Trk system potassium transporter TrkA — protein sequence MRIVIVGAGKVGMALTQQLSAEHRVTVIDQEPQLINNIINVYDVMGICGNGASYEIQMEAEASKAELLIATTSSDEINILACLVAKKLGVKHTIARIRNPEYEKQLRFMREELGLSMAINPEKVAAREIARVLRFPTAMKIESFSKGRLELVEYRLSEKSHLHGMRLSDLYGNIKVRVLICAVSRKGETVIPSGDFELQSGDKIYLTSSPKQLEQFFRHLGVFRNRASSVMIVGASKICYYLASQLLEMGMSVRIIDQNEQRCVQMSERLPKALVIVGDGTDSELLHEEGIEQTDAFVAITGMDEANILMAMSAAKQSGDCCKVVAKINRKPLVDLVSNEGMIDSTISAWEVTTELIVQYVRAMESASGAGIKTLHRLVGGSVEALEFSVGEQAPFLGVPLKDLQLKSGILLAGIVRRNGRIVIPSGGDVLEAMDDVIVVTTDTRLQNLHDIFL from the coding sequence ATGAGAATCGTCATTGTAGGCGCCGGCAAGGTGGGAATGGCGCTGACGCAGCAGCTGTCTGCGGAGCATCGAGTTACCGTAATTGACCAGGAACCGCAGTTAATCAATAACATTATCAACGTCTATGACGTGATGGGGATTTGCGGCAACGGAGCCAGCTACGAGATTCAAATGGAAGCGGAGGCGTCCAAGGCAGAGCTGCTGATCGCAACCACATCCAGCGATGAAATCAACATCCTGGCGTGTTTGGTGGCGAAAAAGCTGGGAGTGAAGCACACGATTGCCCGCATCCGAAACCCTGAGTATGAAAAACAGCTGCGCTTCATGCGGGAGGAGTTGGGACTGAGCATGGCCATCAACCCGGAGAAGGTGGCCGCAAGGGAGATTGCCAGGGTGCTGCGGTTTCCCACTGCGATGAAGATTGAGTCCTTTTCCAAGGGCCGGCTGGAGCTGGTAGAATACCGTCTTTCAGAGAAATCTCACCTGCATGGGATGCGTCTATCGGACCTGTATGGAAACATCAAAGTCCGGGTGCTGATCTGTGCTGTGTCCCGAAAGGGGGAGACTGTGATCCCCTCCGGCGATTTTGAGCTGCAGTCAGGAGATAAAATTTACCTGACCTCATCCCCCAAGCAGCTGGAACAGTTTTTCCGGCACCTGGGAGTTTTCCGGAACCGGGCGTCCTCGGTGATGATTGTGGGTGCCAGCAAGATTTGCTATTACCTGGCCTCGCAGCTGCTGGAGATGGGAATGTCTGTGCGGATCATCGATCAGAATGAGCAGCGGTGCGTCCAAATGAGCGAGCGGCTGCCAAAGGCCCTGGTGATCGTGGGGGACGGTACGGACAGCGAGCTGCTTCACGAGGAGGGAATTGAGCAGACCGACGCGTTTGTGGCCATCACCGGCATGGACGAGGCTAATATCCTCATGGCGATGAGCGCCGCCAAGCAGTCCGGCGACTGCTGCAAGGTGGTTGCAAAAATCAACAGAAAACCCCTGGTGGACTTGGTTTCTAACGAGGGGATGATCGACAGCACCATCTCAGCCTGGGAAGTGACCACAGAGCTCATTGTACAGTATGTCCGGGCCATGGAAAGCGCCTCCGGCGCGGGGATCAAGACTCTGCACCGGCTGGTGGGCGGCTCGGTGGAGGCGCTGGAGTTCAGCGTGGGGGAGCAGGCGCCCTTCCTGGGCGTTCCCTTGAAAGACCTACAGCTGAAAAGCGGAATTCTGCTGGCGGGAATTGTCCGTCGGAACGGACGCATCGTGATTCCCTCCGGCGGCGATGTGTTGGAGGCGATGGATGACGTGATCGTGGTGACAACCGATACCAGGCTGCAGAATCTCCACGATATCTTTCTGTAA
- the cdd gene encoding cytidine deaminase, with translation MTDEVIKAAAITMLERAYVPYSHFPVGAALECKDGTVFTGCNVENASYPAGICAERNAIAHAVAEGRRQFRRIVIAGKGVDFCVPCGICRQVMREFSPELEIICLNGDGEERRFTLPELLPHSFGPEHLRECEG, from the coding sequence ATGACCGATGAAGTGATCAAGGCCGCAGCCATCACGATGCTGGAGCGTGCCTATGTGCCCTATTCTCATTTTCCCGTGGGAGCCGCGCTGGAGTGTAAGGATGGAACCGTGTTCACCGGATGTAATGTGGAGAACGCCTCCTACCCGGCTGGAATCTGTGCAGAGCGCAATGCCATTGCCCATGCCGTAGCGGAGGGGCGGCGGCAGTTTCGGCGGATTGTGATCGCAGGAAAAGGAGTGGATTTCTGTGTGCCCTGCGGCATCTGCCGGCAGGTGATGCGGGAGTTTTCCCCAGAACTGGAGATCATCTGCCTCAATGGGGATGGAGAGGAACGGCGGTTTACTCTGCCGGAACTGTTGCCCCACAGCTTTGGACCAGAGCACCTGCGTGAGTGTGAAGGCTGA